A stretch of the Equus quagga isolate Etosha38 chromosome 9, UCLA_HA_Equagga_1.0, whole genome shotgun sequence genome encodes the following:
- the LOC124244562 gene encoding putative HTLV-1-related endogenous sequence has product MAVGAAVHTPISSDCFWGRQQMAMESGGRGGSGGSPRTSTTRYGSAPEAPTEPRCQQQHPADPDEADAPTPPCLRPHARQAPPRDPLPPGPAPQPPARQLHLPLRFPRTGLRRHRETVGCGGARCVRTVAGGLSLGAVDELPGRGGVARGGRREGWRGVRGCGRLLRGPRSPPSASPPRSPLPSALLAPGSADRPPAWGPHPQTPGFRAHGVGGGGRALPRAASRAAVGGGLGRRAGGAALLEDAAQPVIEEPPPAPRTSSTLGPARDANAARGGGVRRGLRLGDRAGAESPLVGEAARCNLDSLRAPATYLLPSPPPGQPGARASGPSSLCTARR; this is encoded by the exons ATGGCAGTGGGGGCTGCCGTGCACACTCCGATCAGCAGCGACTGCTTCTGGGGGCGACAACAGATGGCCATGGAGAGCGGTGGCCGGGGTGGCAGCGGCGGGTCACCAAGGACTAGCACTACACGGTATGGGAGCGCGCCTGAGGCGCCGACAGAGCCCCGGTGCCAGCAGCAGCACCCAGCTGACCCGGACGAGGCAGATGCTCCCACCCCGCCCTGCCTGCGACCCCATGCCcggcaggccccgccccgcgACCCCCtgccgcccggccccgccccgcaaCCCCCTGcccgccag CTGCACCTCCCTCTGCGGTTCCCGCGGACCGGGCTGCGACGACACCGGGAGACCGTCGGCTGCGGCGGCGCCAGGTGTGTCCGCACGGTGGCGGGAGGCTTGTCCCTGGGCGCGGTGGACGAGCTGCCTGGACGGGGCGGGGTCGCCCGGGGCGGCCGACGCGAGGGCTGGCGCGGGGTCCGAGGGTGCGGGCGCCTCCTGCGGGGACCCCGCTCCCCACCCAGCGCGTCCCCACCCAGGTCCCCGCTGCCCTCGGCCTTGCTGGCGCCGGGGTCCGCGGACCGTCCGCCGGcgtgggggccccaccctcagaccCCGGGGTTCAGGGCGCACGGCGTCGGGGGTGGGGGCCGGGCTCTGCCCAGAGCAGCCTCGCGGGCGGCGGTGGGCGGGGGTCTGGGCCGGCGCGCCGGGGGCGCCGCGCTCCTGGAGGACGCTGCGCAGCCTGTTATCGAGGAGCCTCCACCTGCTCCCAGAACCAGCAGCACCCTGGGTCCCGCTCGGGATGCGAATGCCGCCagagggggtggggtgaggcgCGGCCTCAGGTTGGGAGACCGCGCCGGCGCTGAGTCCCCTCTAGTGGGGGAGGCCGCAAGGTGCAACTTGGACAGCCTCCGGGCCCCTGCCACCTACTTGCTCCCATCACCCCCGCCAGGTCAGCCAGGGGCGCGTGCCTCCGGCCCCTCTTCCCTCTGCACTGCTCGTCGTTAA